A region of the Streptococcus oralis Uo5 genome:
AAACTCTTGAACAATACCTCACCAATAATCAAGCTAGCAAGCCCTACGACAATCACTCCAATTCCTCGAGAAACGTCTGCATATCCTTCTTGTTGAGCAATTAATGCCCCTGCAAGCGCGATAATCCCATTTGAGAGAACCAAACCCATGAGTTCCATACGACCCGTATTGATACCAAAGCTACGAGCCATATCAGGATTATCACCAGTAGCGATGTAGGCCTGACCTAGTTTGGTATCAAGGAAAAAGAGCATGAGACCAATTACAAGAGCTACAAAGATTAATCCAGTCAGGAGTTGATTGAGATCCGAATCAAAAGGCAAGGCATCTTGAATTTGCTTGGTCCCAAGAAGCCCCAAGTTCGCACGTCCCATAATCATGAGCATGATGGAATGGCAGGAAGTCATGACCAAAATCCCTGATAAGAGAGTTGGGATTTTTCCTTTGGTATATAAGAGACCTGTCGCCATTCCAGCTAGACAGCCCGCACCTACTGCAGCTAGGGTTGCTAAAACTGGGTTGACTCCCTGTGTTATCAAGGTTACAGCTACTGCTCCCCCAAGAGGAAAAGAACCTTCAGTAGTCATATCAGGGAAATTCAAAATTCGAAAAGTCATAAAGATTCCCAAACCTAAAATCGCCCAGACCATCCCCTGAGAAATAATGGATACTATCATAATCTTTCACTCATTTCTTTCTTTAGTAAAAATGGGAGGAGATGTGTCCAGCTCCTCCTTTATCTTTATTCAATCACTTGTCCTGCTTCATTTAGAACGGACTCAGGAATGGTGATACCAAGTTCCTGCGCTAGTTTTTTATTAATCACTGACTTACCAGTTGAAAAGACATTAACTGGCGTATCAGCTGGTTTTTCACCCTTCAAAACTTTAGCAATCATTTTACCAGTAGCCACACCAAGATCGTGTTGGTCAACTACTACAGATGCTAGTCCACCTGCTTCTACCATGGCAGTGGCACTTGGATAGATTGGCTTTTTAGCTGTTTGGTTGCTTGAAACAACTGTTGAAAATGCGGATGCAATAGTGTTGTCAATTGGAACCCAAATCGCATCGACCTTGCTGGTCATAACATTGACTGTTGAAGCAATTTCATTTGTTGATGGAACAGCAAATGTTTCGACTGTCAAACCTGCTTTTTCAGCATAAGCCTTGAATTCTTCTACCTGTGTTTT
Encoded here:
- a CDS encoding ABC transporter permease, with protein sequence MIVSIISQGMVWAILGLGIFMTFRILNFPDMTTEGSFPLGGAVAVTLITQGVNPVLATLAAVGAGCLAGMATGLLYTKGKIPTLLSGILVMTSCHSIMLMIMGRANLGLLGTKQIQDALPFDSDLNQLLTGLIFVALVIGLMLFFLDTKLGQAYIATGDNPDMARSFGINTGRMELMGLVLSNGIIALAGALIAQQEGYADVSRGIGVIVVGLASLIIGEVLFKSLTLAERLMTIVVGSIAYQFLVWGVIALGFNTSYLRLYSALILAVCLMIPTFKSKYLKGVKFSK